From one Populus alba chromosome 17, ASM523922v2, whole genome shotgun sequence genomic stretch:
- the LOC118036124 gene encoding LOW QUALITY PROTEIN: TMV resistance protein N-like (The sequence of the model RefSeq protein was modified relative to this genomic sequence to represent the inferred CDS: inserted 1 base in 1 codon) — MASSSVQGITSSSSSPPPLYMYDVFLSFRGKDTRNTFTSHLYSNLKQRGIDVYMDDTELKRGKPIEPALWKAIEESRFSVIIFSRNYASSPWCLDELVKIVQCMKEMGQTVLPVFYDVDPSEFYDVDPSEVTERKRKYEEAFGEHEQNFKENLEKVRNWRDCLSTVANLSGWDVRNRKESESINIIVEYISYKLRVTMPVSKTLVGIDSRLEILNGFISEEVSEAIFIGICGMGGIGKTTVARVVYDSFRWQFKGSCFLANVREVFSEKDGPRRLQEQLLSEILMEHANICDSSRGIEMIKRRLQCKKILVVLDDVDDHKQLESLAAESKWFGSGSRIIITSRDKQVLTRNGVARIYEAKKLNDDDALTLFSQKAFKNDQPAEDFVELSKQVVGYANGLPLALEVIGSFMHGRSILEWGSAINRLNDIPDREIIDVLRISFDGLHELEKKIFLDIACFLKGFKRDRIIRILDSCGFHAHIGLQVLIEKSLISVSRDQIWMHNLLQIMGKEIVRCESPEEPGRRSRLWTYEDVCLALMDNTGKEKIEAIFLDMPEIKESQWNMEAFSKMSRLRLLKINNVQLSEGPEDLSNKLRFLEWHSYPSKSLPVGLQVDQLVELHMAKISFEQLWYGYKSAVNLKTINLSNSLNLIKTPDFTGIPNLESLILEGCTSLSEVHPSLAHHKKLQYVSLMDCKSIRILSNNLEMGSLKVCILDGCSKLEKFPDIVGNMNCLMVLRLDGTGITKLSSSIHHLIGLGLLSMNNCKNLESIPSSIGCLKSLKKLDISGCSKLKYIPENLGKVESLEEFDGSGTSIKQPSASIFLLKNLKVLSFDGCKRIAVNPTDHRLPSLLGLCSLEVLDLCACNLREGALPEDIGFLSSLKSLDLSQNNFISLPESINHLSRLEMLVLEDCRMLESLPEVPSKVQTLNLNGCIRLKEIPDPIKLSSSKRSEFICLNCWELYEHNGQDNMGLTMLERYLKGLSNPRPGFGIVVPGNKIPGWFNHQSKGSSISVQVPSWSMGFVAYVAFNANGESPSLSCHFKANGRENYRSPISISCNSIQVLSDHVWLFYLSFDYLKELKEWKHESFSNIELSFHSDERRVKVKNCGVCLLSSLYSTSQPSAHFIVTSFETASSYKASLAFSSSYHHWMASVFPGIRAADTYLKSDLARRVIIPFRKEPEKVMAIRSRLFEVVEESGLSIIIFARDCSSLPWCFNKLVKIFGFMDEMKSDTXVEESKMDDQTESYTIVFDKNEKNFRENEEKVQRWIDILNKVEISSVSKSFTIPELPQQLLKQEEQLLEQQEEQEKEVLEQEEELLKQEEELLKQEQEQWKWEQCRLQVRRRRGQVLVQRGQVLRPWLLALLRRLQMFVQRQELQLQRLQKELEQVKLHQQKLEQMVLKQEQLIRLLQLLLL, encoded by the exons ATGGCTTCCAGCAGCGTGCAAGGAATaacctcatcttcatcttctcccCCTCCACTATATATGTATGACGTGTTCCTTAGTTTTAGAGGCAAAGACACCCGGAACACCTTTACTAGTCATCTATATTCTAATCTGAAACAGAGAGGCATCGATGTGTACATGGATGATACGGAGCTCAAGAGAGGAAAGCCCATCGAACCTGCTCTCTGGAAGGCCATCGAAGAATCAAGGTTTTCtgtcattatattttcaagaaattacGCATCTTCACCATGGTGCTTGGATGAACTTGTCAAGATTGTTCAGTGCATGAAAGAGATGGGGCAAACTGTTCTGCCAGTTTTTTATGATGTGGATCCCTCAGAGTTTTATGATGTGGATCCCTCAGAGGTAACCGAGCGGAAACGGAAATATGAGGAAGCCTTCGGTGAGCATGAacaaaatttcaaggaaaacTTGGAGAAGGTCCGGAACTGGAGAGATTGTCTCTCTACGGTGGCCAATCTATCTGGCTGGGACGTCCGGAATAG GAAAGAATCGGaatcaattaatataattgttgaATACATATCCTACAAACTAAGAGTCACTATGCCAGTTAGCAAAACATTAGTGGGAATAGATTCTCGTCTAGAGATATTAAATGGTTTTATAAGTGAAGAAGTTAGCGAAGCAATCTTCATAGGGATTTGTGGAATGGGTGGCATAGGTAAGACGACTGTTGCAAGGGTAGTATATGATAGCTTTCGTTGGCAATTTAAAGGCAGCTGCTTCTTAGCAAATGTCAGAGAAGTTTTTTCTGAGAAAGATGGACCACGTCGTTTGCAGGAACAACTTCTTTCTGAAATCTTAATGGAACATGCTAATATATGTGATTCTTCTAGAGGAATTGAAATGATAAAGCGGAGGTTACAATGTAAAAAGATTcttgttgttcttgatgatgtagATGACCATAAACAACTAGAATCCCTGGCTGCGGAGAGTAAATGGTTTGGTTCAGGGAGCAGAATTATCATAACAAGCAGAGATAAACAAGTGTTGACTAGAAATGGTGTTGCTAGAATTTATGAGGCTAAgaaattgaatgatgatgatgctcttaCGTTGTTTAGCCAGAAAGCTTTCAAAAATGACCAACCTGCTGAAGATTTCGTGGAACTATCCAAGCAAGTTGTGGGCTATGCTAATGGCCTTCCACTGGCTCTTGAAGTTATAGGTTCGTTTATGCATGGAAGAAGTATCCTTGAATGGGGAAGTGCGATTAATAGACTAAATGATATTCCTGACCGTGAAATTATTGATGTGCTTCGCATTAGTTTTGATGGCCTCCATGAAttagagaagaaaatatttttagacattGCTTGTTTCCTTAAGGGATTTAAAAGAGATCGAATAATAAGGATACTTGACAGCTGTGGATTCCATGCACATATTGGATTACAAGTTCTTATTGAGAAATCACTCATAAGTGTCTCTCGGGATCAAATCTGGATGCATAATTTATTACAGATAATGGGTAAGGAAATTGTTCGTTGTGAATCCCCTGAAGAGCCTGGAAGGCGCAGTAGATTGTGGACATACGAGGATGTCTGCCTTGCATTGATGGACAACACA ggaaaagaaaaaatagaagccaTTTTCCTAGACATGCctgaaataaaagaatcacaATGGAACATGGAAGCCTTCTCTAAAATGAGCAGACTAAGATTGCTCAAAATCAACAACGTGCAACTTTCTGAAGGACCTGAAGATCTTTCCAATAAGCTACGATTTCTTGAATGGCATTCTTACCCTTCAAAATCATTGCCAGTTGGTTTACAGGTGGATCAGCTAGTTGAACTTCACATGGCTAAAATTAGTTTTGAGCAATTATGGTATGGGTATAAG AGTGCAGTTAATTTGAAAACCATCAATCTCAGCAACTCACTAAACCTGATCAAGACTCCAGATTTTACTGGAATTCCGAATCTCGAAAGTCTTATTCTTGAAGGTTGTACAAGTTTGTCTGAGGTCCATCCATCGCTTGCACATCACAAGAAGCTTCAATATGTGAGTCTTATGGACTGCAAAAGCATTAGGATTCTCTCGAACAATCTAGAAATGGGATCACTTAAAGTTTGCATTCTTGATGGCTGCTCAAAACTTGAGAAGTTTCCAGATATAGTAGGAAACATGAACTGTTTGATGGTGCTTCGATTGGATGGGACTGGTATTACAAAACTATCTTCATCGATACATCATTTGATTGGCTTAGGTCTATTAAGCATGAACAACTGCAAGAACCTTGAAAGCATTCCAAGTAGCATAGGTTgtttgaaatcccttaaaaaacttgatatatCTGGTTGCTCTAAACTTAAATATATACCAGAGAATTTGGGGAAAGTTGAAAGTTTGGAGGAGTTTGATGGAAGTGGAACTTCAATAAAACAACCGTCagcatccatttttcttttaaagaatcttAAAGTATTATCTTTTGATGGATGCAAAAGAATAGCTGTGAATCCCACGGATCACAGGTTGCCTTCTTTGTTGGGTCTGTGTTCTTTAGAAGTATTGGATTTATGCGCTTGCAATCTAAGAGAAGGGGCACTTCCTGAAGATATTGGCTTCTTATCTTCATTGAAGTCTTTAGATCTGAGCCAGAATAACTTTATTAGCCTGCCTGAAAGCATAAATCATCTTTCTAGACTTGAAATGCTTGTCTTGGAGGATTGTAGGATGCTTGAATCATTGCCTGAGGTTCCATCAAAAGTTCAAACATTAAATTTGAATGGTTGTATACGCCTAAAAGAAATTCCAGATCCGATAAAGCTAAGCAGTTCCAAAAGATCAGAGTTCATATGTCTTAACTGCTGGGAATTGTACGAGCATAATGGCCAAGACAACATGGGGTTGACCATGCTTGAAAGATACCTCAAG GGTTTGTCTAATCCAAGACCTGGATTTGGTATCGTTGTTCCAGGAAATAAAATTCCAGGCTGGTTTAACCATCAAAGTAAGGGATCTTCAATTAGTGTGCAAGTGCCTAGTTGGAGCATGGGGTTTGTTGCGTATGTTGCATTCAATGCAAATGGTGAAAGTCCTTCTCTTTCTTGTCATTTCAAAGCCAATGGAAGAGAGAATTATCGTTCACCGATAAGTATTAGTTGTAATTCTATCCAAGTTCTGTCAGATCATGTTTGGCTATTCTATCTATCTTTTGATTACCTTAAAGAGCTTAAAGAATGGAAGCATGAATCCTTTAGCAACATTGAGTTGTCATTTCATTCCGACGAGCGACGAGTAAAGGTGAAGAATTgtggtgtttgtttgttatcttCTTTGTATAGTACATCCCAACCATCTGCCCATTTTATTGTTACAAGTTTTGAAACAGCTTCTTCATATAAAGCTTCTTTAGCTTTTTCTTCATCTTACCATCATTGGATGGCTAGTGTTTTCCCTGGCATCAGAGCCGCAGACACCTATTTAAAGTCAGATCTAGCTCGGAGAGTTATTATCCCATTCAGGAAGGAACCAGAGAAAGTAATGGCAATTAGATCAAGACTCTTTGAGGTCGTTGAAGAATCAGGGTtgtcaattattatatttgcaAGAGATTGTTCTTCTTTACCTTGGTGCTTTAACAAACTTGTCAAGATTTTTGGATTCATGGATGAGATGAAATCAGATA ATGTCGAAGAATCAAAGATGGATGATCAAACAGAGAGTTACACAATTGTCTTTgataagaatgaaaaaaatttcagggaAAACGAGGAGAAGGTACAAAGATGGATAGATATTCTCAATAAAGTTGAGATTTCATCTGTATCGAAAAG TTTCACTATACCTGAGCTACCGCAGCAGTTACTCAAGCAGGAGGAGCAGCTGCTCGAGCAGCAAGAGGAGCAGGAGAAGGAGGTGCTCGAGCAGGAGGAGGAGCTGCTCAAGCAGGAGGAGGAGCTGCTCAAGCAGGAGCAGGAGCAGTGGAAGTGGGAGCAGTGTCGGCTGCAGGTGCGCCGGCGGCGGGGGCAGGTGCTCGTGCAGCGGGGGCAGGTGCTCCGGCCGTGGCTGCTGGCGCTCCTGCGGCGGCTGCAGATGTTCGTGCAGCGGCAGGAGCTGCAGCTGCAGCGACTACAGAAGGAGCTGGAGCAGGTGAAGCTGCATCAGCAGAAGCTGGAGCAGATGGTGCTGAAGCAGGAACAACTGATACGGCTGCTACAGCTACTCCTCTTATAG